The genomic segment CGCTCGCGCCTACTGCGAACCCGGTGGCCGTAGCGTCACCGTCTTCCCAGGGGCCGTTGCCATCACCAACGGCCGCGTCCTCGATGAGCACCGCAATGCTGCAACACCAGTGGTCTTCGCCCCCGAGGCCGTCGTGGTCTTCGAGGACGGCACCCGTGTCACCCTGCCCGAGTGCCAGGAGGTGGCCCGATGACTGACGCGGGCACGACCATGATTCTCGTCTCTCTCGCCGGCGCTGGTCTCGCCTCCCGTGCATGGCTCTCGCTGGACCGCGCGAGCGACGGCATGCGCTCGCCGCTGACCGGGCTCGGCCTCCTCGCCGGGCTGGGCATCAACGCCGCCGCCTGGCTGGCCTTTGCTGACAGCCAGAGCCCGCTGGCCGGGATGCTGGCGCTGACCATTGGCTACATGCTGGCGTCCCAAGTGGGTCGCTGGCTGGTCGATGCCCCTGTGGTCAGGCTGGCGGGGATGCCCATGTGGGCATGGGCCGTCGTGGTGCTGGGCATGCTCGCGGGTGTCTTGCTCGATGTGCCGGTGGCTGTCGGCTATGCCCTTGGCCTCGGTGTCACTGCCGTCGTGGCCGTCCAGAACATGGGCGCACTGCGGGCCATGGAGCGCGACATCGCCTCCCTCGCCAACCCGTTGGCGGCCATCTTGGGCATCTCGGCCCAGACCGTCTGGGAGCTGGGTCCCCGTCGCACTGCCGACGGCGGTCTCGTGGTGCGGATGCCTGCCCCTGCCATCGCCCGTATCCCCCAGATGGACGCGCTGGTTGCCCAGGCCCTGCCCGCCATGGAGGTCGCACACGTGGACTCCACGGTCCTCCAGCTGGCTCCCGTCTCGCCCGAGACCCTGCACGCCCGTCAGACCATGACCGACTCCGGCGGCCTGGTCGTCGGAATCGAGGACTGACCCATGTTTCGACGCAAGCCCACGTTCACCCCCGACGCCGCCATCCAGCATGCCTTCGGGCTGCTGGAGCAGGGAGGCCACCCAGCCACCGTGCTCCGCTGGCTGGAGCGGCAGAAGGTGCCGACCGAGATGCTGGCCGCTGCTTGCCATGAGCGAGGGACCACCGCCGCCCAGGTGTTTGGGCTGGACGTGCCCGAACCTCAAGCTCCGCAGACTGGTGATGTGGCCCCCTCACCGGAGCAGGGCTTCTTCCTGGTGGACGAGCCCGGCGAGGAGTGGACTCCCGCCGAGATTGGCACCCACTGGACGACGTTGGTCAGGAATGCTCAGGCTGAGGGCATCACTCCCGGCGTCGTGGAATGGTCCACGGTCCACGGCTGCTGGGTTATCCGCCCGCAGCGCACCAAGGTGCTCCAGCTCGCGGCCAACGTCCGCCCAACCGATGGCGAACGCGTCGCGGCGTTGTATCCCGACCACGAGCTGGTGGAGTTCCGCCCCTACGAGCGGCGGGCGGTCATCGGGGAGCTGGCGCCCGCCGAACGACAGGCCCGCCAGGTCGTCGCTGGATTGCTGGGATGCCGTCCATGGGAGCTCCAGGTGCAGGTATGCATGGCCAAGCCCGGCGTCGGCCACCCCGTCGAATGGGTGATGCTGGAGGGCCAGCCTCTACTGACGCTGGCCCGAGACAAGATGGCCAAGATTCTCGAAACCGCCATGCTGCACCTGCCCGGCGGGTCCGAAGGATGGCGCACCGCATGGCAGGAACACCTGGGGCGCGCCGTCCTCATCTATGGCGAGCCAGAACGTCTGCCTGCGCTGGCCGAGCTGCTGCCCACCCTGGAAATGGGCGGTTCGTGGAGTCAGCTCCCCATGGGCCTCGACCCCCGTCAGCGGACGGTTGCCCTGGACCTGAAGCTCGGGCCCCATGCCGGCATCTGGGCACCCACGGGCGCAGGAAAGACCGTGCTGCTGTTGGGGCTTGTGGCGCAGGCGCTCACGCGCGGTCACCAAGTGGTCATCATCGACCCCTCGAAAATGGGTGCGGACTTTGTGCCGGTCAAGGCATGGGCCGCCGCATGGGGAGACACCATCCCGCGCGCTGCTGCCATCCTCCGGGCGGTCTATGGCGAGGTGGAACGACGCCGCCAGCTCTGCGCCTCCTATGGCGTCGGATTCTGGGAGGACTTGCCAGCCGACCTGCGCGCTGAGAAGGGCATCCAACCCATGCTCGTGGTGGTGGACGAATTCGTTTCGCTGGCACTGCCTCGCACGGTCAACAAGGCTCTGGACAAGGACCATCCGCTTCGCCTGGAGGCCGAGGAGGTCAACGGCTACAAGGCAGAAATCAGCGAGTACGTCGGCCGGATTGCCCGTGAGGCGAGGTTTGTCGGCGTCCACCTGGCGCTCGCTGCCCAGCGGCCAGATGCTGCCATCATCTCGGGCGAGATGCGCTCCAACCTGACCTCAGTGGTGCAGCTCACGCGTCCGGGAGCCGTCCCCAGCCGTGAGGCCTTGGGGATGGCGTTCACTGCGGATGCGGTGCCTGCTGCTGCCGAGACCCTCGCAACTCTGGACGACGGCAAGAGCCGAGGCTTGGCCGTCATCGCTGCCGACGGTGGTGGGGTCAGCGGATTCCGGGTGGCCTACGCCCCCAGCCAGGCGATTGCGGAGCGGCTGGAGGAACTCGGGGTGCCTTCCCCACGTAAGCTGGAGGTCGCCATGCAGCAGGATGAGCCGCAAGTGAGGCACATCCCCAGCCAGGAGGACCTGTTCGCGGAGGCCGTGACCGTCGACGCGTTCGACCCCGTGGGCGATGCCCCCGGTGGCGATGTGGACCTCTCAGCCTTGGTCACAGGTGCCAGCGAGGGCCTCTGGGACTGACGGAACAACACCCCCGCCACGGCGAACCGTGGCGGGGGTGTTGTGTGTTCTCCGGAGGTCA from the Luteococcus japonicus genome contains:
- a CDS encoding FtsK/SpoIIIE domain-containing protein → MFRRKPTFTPDAAIQHAFGLLEQGGHPATVLRWLERQKVPTEMLAAACHERGTTAAQVFGLDVPEPQAPQTGDVAPSPEQGFFLVDEPGEEWTPAEIGTHWTTLVRNAQAEGITPGVVEWSTVHGCWVIRPQRTKVLQLAANVRPTDGERVAALYPDHELVEFRPYERRAVIGELAPAERQARQVVAGLLGCRPWELQVQVCMAKPGVGHPVEWVMLEGQPLLTLARDKMAKILETAMLHLPGGSEGWRTAWQEHLGRAVLIYGEPERLPALAELLPTLEMGGSWSQLPMGLDPRQRTVALDLKLGPHAGIWAPTGAGKTVLLLGLVAQALTRGHQVVIIDPSKMGADFVPVKAWAAAWGDTIPRAAAILRAVYGEVERRRQLCASYGVGFWEDLPADLRAEKGIQPMLVVVDEFVSLALPRTVNKALDKDHPLRLEAEEVNGYKAEISEYVGRIAREARFVGVHLALAAQRPDAAIISGEMRSNLTSVVQLTRPGAVPSREALGMAFTADAVPAAAETLATLDDGKSRGLAVIAADGGGVSGFRVAYAPSQAIAERLEELGVPSPRKLEVAMQQDEPQVRHIPSQEDLFAEAVTVDAFDPVGDAPGGDVDLSALVTGASEGLWD